The following are encoded together in the Labeo rohita strain BAU-BD-2019 chromosome 17, IGBB_LRoh.1.0, whole genome shotgun sequence genome:
- the emilin1b gene encoding EMILIN-1b isoform X2 encodes MRPRYKVAYKMVTEMEWKCCHGYSGEDCNDGPNGGSDTQISTSRPWPRPQPGQTGTNTGHGQSGGNGRGDNEKVKQLEDKIQKLTKDLTDLQSTLRGMNEKFQEEMRKPGFNSGKTPADAAQPEMKETIHNIQTKLDQLDNRTQAHDKTLVSINNHLVNGKGGGNDLDIGGVGDSKFNTLKEEILRELERRVTLSCSACQSGVEDLRRQQQQDRERILALEKQINAMDQRHRQTLDGLRRDLSRSQGCCDTVTNLSRRLNDMDRKISSTSEAYDKLQDRLNRELGGTGGGGNFGGTGGQGQVPVMSEDLFNDNLKDLERRLNNTVQKTEENCAYMETNIRDSFQQELRNLRNEFNNRILDQEYKISDMDLDIGLVKETVFDLDKRLSRLENTTSFIDRRLSECSGCSGPSSGSTPTGGSPSPGETVKSLEWRVIANEDEIKRFDTRLKDLSVYGDSLEDRVINLSHDVRKIKALTGDNGEHFNRIVMEIENCEVCSSVEDDLKKLKNITNHAMDRWQKEMNNVKGKIDSSQTSCVDVCSGLQDEMNQLREEVQKCSGQCKITLNTPTGTESGTGHLDDPQKPLDGHSVISSNTGDLRSIQGELSEVILTFSSINDTLKGLEHVVQKHDSVITDLGNTKDKIISEIDKIQQEMTEHIEDSRVRFDNVDRDVRRFGNNFVVEMGDCKRTGDGLDKRLSKLEVVCGRFDSVSDNLQKIKEGLNKHVSSLWNCVSGLNNTVISHSGFIEILQNTHLDDIHGKIKRLNSSMVHILKEFQSITENDLTGLPGPPGPQGERGPPGPEGPPGNDGPPGIAGLPGPKGPPGLRGERGLTGADANIPRLSFSAALTNPMVTSGTIIFDKIFVNEGSYYNPRTGIFTAPLDGRYFFSAILTGHKNEKIEAVLSKSNYGMARVDSAGYQPEGLENKPMAEAKPTPGSLAVFNIILPLQVGDTVCIDLVMGKLAHSVEPLTVFSGMLLYEDVVF; translated from the exons ATGAGGCCTAGATACAAGGTGGCTTATAAAATGGTAACAGAAATGGAGTGGAAGTGCTGCCATGGATATAGTGGAGAAGACTGTAATGATGGACCAAACGGGGGATCTGATACTCAGATCTCAACAAGCAGACCTTGGCCTAGACCACAACCAGGGCAAACTGGCACTAACACCGGTCATGGACAGAGCGGAGGAAATG GGAGAGGTGACAATGAAAAGGTGAAACAACTGGAGGACAAAATCCAGAAGTTGACCAAAGACTTAACTGACCTGCAGTCAACTCTGCGTGGCATGAATGAGAAATTCCAAGAGGAAATGCGTAAACCAGGTTTTAATAGTGGAAAAACACCAGCTGATGCAGCCCAGCCTGAAATGAAAGAGACCATCCATAACATTCAGACCAAGCTTGATCAGTTGGACAACCGTACTCAAGCTCATGACAAGACTCTGGTCAGCATCAATAACCATCTCGTGAATGGAAAGGGTGGAGGAAATGATCTAGACATTGGGGGAGTAGGTGATAGCAAGTTCAACACCTTGAAGGAGGAAATCCTCAGAGAGCTTGAACGTCGAGTGACTCTTTCCTGTTCTGCCTGTCAATCTGGAGTGGAAGACTTGAGACGGCAACAGCAACAAGATCGGGAGAGGATCTTGGCTCTGGAAAAGCAGATTAACGCCATGGACCAGCGTCACCGCCAAACTCTCGATGGCTTACGCCGAGACCTCAGCCGGTCTCAAGGCTGCTGCGACACGGTGACCAACCTTAGTAGACGACTTAATGACATGGACAGGAAGATAAGCTCCACATCAGAGGCCTATGACAAGCTTCAGGATCGTCTGAATAGGGAACTAGGAGGAACTGGAGGTGGTGGAAATTTTGGAGGAACCGGTGGACAAGGACAAGTTCCCGTGATGTCAGAAGATCTTTTCAACGATAATCTAAAAGACCTAGAGAGACGGCTCAACAACACTGTCCAGAAGACCGAGGAAAACTGTGCTTATATGGAGACTAATATACGGGACTCATTCCAGCAGGAACTCAGAAATCTTCGCAATGAATTCAATAATCGTATTCTTGACCAGGAATACAAGATCAGTGACATGGACCTTGATATTGGACTCGTTAAAGAAACTGTATTTGATCTTGATAAGCGCCTATCTCGGCTTGAAAATACAACATCCTTTATAGACAGGAGGTTAAGCGAATGCTCTGGGTGCTCAGGCCCAAGTTCTGGGTCCACTCCAACCGGTGGTAGTCCAAGCCCTGGTGAGACGGTTAAGTCTTTGGAGTGGAGAGTCATTGCGAATGAAGATGAGATCAAGAGGTTTGATACACGACTCAAGGATCTCTCCGTGTATGGGGATTCTCTTGAAGATAGGGTCATTAACCTCAGCCATGATGTTCGCAAGATCAAAGCTCTAACTGGAGACAATGGGGAACACTTCAACAGGATTGTCATGGAGATTGAGAACTGTGAAGTGTGCAGCTCAGTGGAAGATGACCTAAAGAAACTCAAGAACATCACAAACCATGCCATGGACAGATGGCAGAAGGAAATGAACAACGTTAAAGGTAAAATTGACTCTTCTCAGACTAGTTGTGTGGATGTTTGCTCCGGTTTGCAGGACGAGATGAATCAGTTGAGAGAGGAGGTACAGAAATGCAGTGGTCAATGCAAGATCACCCTGAATACTCCTACAGGAACGGAATCAGGAACAGGTCATCTGGATGACCCACAAAAACCACTGGATGGACACAGTGTCATCAGCAGCAACACCGGTGACCTCAGGTCAATTCAGGGAGAACTGTCTGAGGTCATCTTAACCTTCAGCTCCATCAATGACACGCTTAAAGGTCTGGAGCATGTAGTCCAGAAACACGACAGTGTTATCACCGACCTTGGAAACAccaaagacaaaataatttctgaaatcgACAAGATCCAGCAGGAAATGACAGAGCACATAGAGGACAGCAGGGTACGCTTTGACAATGTCGATCGAGACGTACGACGCTTTGGGAACAACTTTGTGGTTGAGATGGGTGACTGCAAGAGGACTGGCGATGGTCTGGATAAGAGGCTCTCTAAACTCGAAGTGGTTTGTGGTCGGTTTGACTCTGTCTCAGACAATCTCCAGAAGATCAAAGAAGGCCTGAACAAACACGTGTCTAGCCTGTGGAACTGTGTCAGTGGGCTAAACAACACTGTGATCTCACACAGCGGGTTCATTGAGATCCTCCAGAACACACATCTGGACGATATCCACGGCAAGATCAAGAGACTCAATTCCTCAATGGTCCACATCCTCAAGGAGTTCCAGAGCATAACTGAGAATGACTTGACAG GTTTACCTGGACCACCAGGTCCACAGGGAGAAAGAGGTCCCCCTGGTCCAGAAGGGCCTCCAGGTAATGATGGACCACCAGGTATTGCAGGCTTACCTGGGCCAAAAGGACCTCCTG GTCTCAGAGGAGAGCGAG GTTTGACCGGTGCAGATGCCAACATACCACGTCTTTCCTTCTCAGCAGCTCTCACAAATCCCATGGTTACATCTGGAACGATCATTTTCGATAAGATCTTTGTAAATGAAGGAAGCTATTATAATCCACGAACAG GTATCTTTACTGCACCACTAGATGGACGCTACTTCTTCAGTGCTATCCTGACCGGTCACAAAAATGAGAAGATTGAAGCTGTGCTCTCCAAGTCCAACTACGGTATGGCTCGGGTGGACTCAGCGGGTTACCAACCGGAAGGCTTGGAAAACAAACCAATGGCTGAAGCCAAACCAACACCAGGTTCTCTGGCTGTCTTCAACATCATCCTGCCCCTTCAGGTGGGCGACACAGTCTGCATAGACCTGGTCATGGGCAAACTGGCCCATTCAGTGGAGCCTTTAACTGTCTTCAGTGGCATGCTTCTATATGAAGATGTGGTCTTTTAA
- the emilin1b gene encoding EMILIN-1b isoform X1 → MDGAVLLISMLVLVLSGDVWSASYPQRYNLYAGTQTQTQPLNGARAASRHRNWCAYVVTKTVSCVVEDGVETYVKPDYQPCSWGIQCARVVVYRTYMRPRYKVAYKMVTEMEWKCCHGYSGEDCNDGPNGGSDTQISTSRPWPRPQPGQTGTNTGHGQSGGNGRGDNEKVKQLEDKIQKLTKDLTDLQSTLRGMNEKFQEEMRKPGFNSGKTPADAAQPEMKETIHNIQTKLDQLDNRTQAHDKTLVSINNHLVNGKGGGNDLDIGGVGDSKFNTLKEEILRELERRVTLSCSACQSGVEDLRRQQQQDRERILALEKQINAMDQRHRQTLDGLRRDLSRSQGCCDTVTNLSRRLNDMDRKISSTSEAYDKLQDRLNRELGGTGGGGNFGGTGGQGQVPVMSEDLFNDNLKDLERRLNNTVQKTEENCAYMETNIRDSFQQELRNLRNEFNNRILDQEYKISDMDLDIGLVKETVFDLDKRLSRLENTTSFIDRRLSECSGCSGPSSGSTPTGGSPSPGETVKSLEWRVIANEDEIKRFDTRLKDLSVYGDSLEDRVINLSHDVRKIKALTGDNGEHFNRIVMEIENCEVCSSVEDDLKKLKNITNHAMDRWQKEMNNVKGKIDSSQTSCVDVCSGLQDEMNQLREEVQKCSGQCKITLNTPTGTESGTGHLDDPQKPLDGHSVISSNTGDLRSIQGELSEVILTFSSINDTLKGLEHVVQKHDSVITDLGNTKDKIISEIDKIQQEMTEHIEDSRVRFDNVDRDVRRFGNNFVVEMGDCKRTGDGLDKRLSKLEVVCGRFDSVSDNLQKIKEGLNKHVSSLWNCVSGLNNTVISHSGFIEILQNTHLDDIHGKIKRLNSSMVHILKEFQSITENDLTGLPGPPGPQGERGPPGPEGPPGNDGPPGIAGLPGPKGPPGLRGERGLTGADANIPRLSFSAALTNPMVTSGTIIFDKIFVNEGSYYNPRTGIFTAPLDGRYFFSAILTGHKNEKIEAVLSKSNYGMARVDSAGYQPEGLENKPMAEAKPTPGSLAVFNIILPLQVGDTVCIDLVMGKLAHSVEPLTVFSGMLLYEDVVF, encoded by the exons AAACTGGTGTGCGTATGTGGTGACCAAGACGGTGAGCTGTGTGGTGGAAGATGGAGTGGAGACTTACGTGAAGCCTGACTATCAGCCATGTTCTTGGGGCATTCAGTGCGCCCGTGTTGTAGT GTACAGGACCTACATGAGGCCTAGATACAAGGTGGCTTATAAAATGGTAACAGAAATGGAGTGGAAGTGCTGCCATGGATATAGTGGAGAAGACTGTAATGATGGACCAAACGGGGGATCTGATACTCAGATCTCAACAAGCAGACCTTGGCCTAGACCACAACCAGGGCAAACTGGCACTAACACCGGTCATGGACAGAGCGGAGGAAATG GGAGAGGTGACAATGAAAAGGTGAAACAACTGGAGGACAAAATCCAGAAGTTGACCAAAGACTTAACTGACCTGCAGTCAACTCTGCGTGGCATGAATGAGAAATTCCAAGAGGAAATGCGTAAACCAGGTTTTAATAGTGGAAAAACACCAGCTGATGCAGCCCAGCCTGAAATGAAAGAGACCATCCATAACATTCAGACCAAGCTTGATCAGTTGGACAACCGTACTCAAGCTCATGACAAGACTCTGGTCAGCATCAATAACCATCTCGTGAATGGAAAGGGTGGAGGAAATGATCTAGACATTGGGGGAGTAGGTGATAGCAAGTTCAACACCTTGAAGGAGGAAATCCTCAGAGAGCTTGAACGTCGAGTGACTCTTTCCTGTTCTGCCTGTCAATCTGGAGTGGAAGACTTGAGACGGCAACAGCAACAAGATCGGGAGAGGATCTTGGCTCTGGAAAAGCAGATTAACGCCATGGACCAGCGTCACCGCCAAACTCTCGATGGCTTACGCCGAGACCTCAGCCGGTCTCAAGGCTGCTGCGACACGGTGACCAACCTTAGTAGACGACTTAATGACATGGACAGGAAGATAAGCTCCACATCAGAGGCCTATGACAAGCTTCAGGATCGTCTGAATAGGGAACTAGGAGGAACTGGAGGTGGTGGAAATTTTGGAGGAACCGGTGGACAAGGACAAGTTCCCGTGATGTCAGAAGATCTTTTCAACGATAATCTAAAAGACCTAGAGAGACGGCTCAACAACACTGTCCAGAAGACCGAGGAAAACTGTGCTTATATGGAGACTAATATACGGGACTCATTCCAGCAGGAACTCAGAAATCTTCGCAATGAATTCAATAATCGTATTCTTGACCAGGAATACAAGATCAGTGACATGGACCTTGATATTGGACTCGTTAAAGAAACTGTATTTGATCTTGATAAGCGCCTATCTCGGCTTGAAAATACAACATCCTTTATAGACAGGAGGTTAAGCGAATGCTCTGGGTGCTCAGGCCCAAGTTCTGGGTCCACTCCAACCGGTGGTAGTCCAAGCCCTGGTGAGACGGTTAAGTCTTTGGAGTGGAGAGTCATTGCGAATGAAGATGAGATCAAGAGGTTTGATACACGACTCAAGGATCTCTCCGTGTATGGGGATTCTCTTGAAGATAGGGTCATTAACCTCAGCCATGATGTTCGCAAGATCAAAGCTCTAACTGGAGACAATGGGGAACACTTCAACAGGATTGTCATGGAGATTGAGAACTGTGAAGTGTGCAGCTCAGTGGAAGATGACCTAAAGAAACTCAAGAACATCACAAACCATGCCATGGACAGATGGCAGAAGGAAATGAACAACGTTAAAGGTAAAATTGACTCTTCTCAGACTAGTTGTGTGGATGTTTGCTCCGGTTTGCAGGACGAGATGAATCAGTTGAGAGAGGAGGTACAGAAATGCAGTGGTCAATGCAAGATCACCCTGAATACTCCTACAGGAACGGAATCAGGAACAGGTCATCTGGATGACCCACAAAAACCACTGGATGGACACAGTGTCATCAGCAGCAACACCGGTGACCTCAGGTCAATTCAGGGAGAACTGTCTGAGGTCATCTTAACCTTCAGCTCCATCAATGACACGCTTAAAGGTCTGGAGCATGTAGTCCAGAAACACGACAGTGTTATCACCGACCTTGGAAACAccaaagacaaaataatttctgaaatcgACAAGATCCAGCAGGAAATGACAGAGCACATAGAGGACAGCAGGGTACGCTTTGACAATGTCGATCGAGACGTACGACGCTTTGGGAACAACTTTGTGGTTGAGATGGGTGACTGCAAGAGGACTGGCGATGGTCTGGATAAGAGGCTCTCTAAACTCGAAGTGGTTTGTGGTCGGTTTGACTCTGTCTCAGACAATCTCCAGAAGATCAAAGAAGGCCTGAACAAACACGTGTCTAGCCTGTGGAACTGTGTCAGTGGGCTAAACAACACTGTGATCTCACACAGCGGGTTCATTGAGATCCTCCAGAACACACATCTGGACGATATCCACGGCAAGATCAAGAGACTCAATTCCTCAATGGTCCACATCCTCAAGGAGTTCCAGAGCATAACTGAGAATGACTTGACAG GTTTACCTGGACCACCAGGTCCACAGGGAGAAAGAGGTCCCCCTGGTCCAGAAGGGCCTCCAGGTAATGATGGACCACCAGGTATTGCAGGCTTACCTGGGCCAAAAGGACCTCCTG GTCTCAGAGGAGAGCGAG GTTTGACCGGTGCAGATGCCAACATACCACGTCTTTCCTTCTCAGCAGCTCTCACAAATCCCATGGTTACATCTGGAACGATCATTTTCGATAAGATCTTTGTAAATGAAGGAAGCTATTATAATCCACGAACAG GTATCTTTACTGCACCACTAGATGGACGCTACTTCTTCAGTGCTATCCTGACCGGTCACAAAAATGAGAAGATTGAAGCTGTGCTCTCCAAGTCCAACTACGGTATGGCTCGGGTGGACTCAGCGGGTTACCAACCGGAAGGCTTGGAAAACAAACCAATGGCTGAAGCCAAACCAACACCAGGTTCTCTGGCTGTCTTCAACATCATCCTGCCCCTTCAGGTGGGCGACACAGTCTGCATAGACCTGGTCATGGGCAAACTGGCCCATTCAGTGGAGCCTTTAACTGTCTTCAGTGGCATGCTTCTATATGAAGATGTGGTCTTTTAA